One genomic segment of Impatiens glandulifera chromosome 6, dImpGla2.1, whole genome shotgun sequence includes these proteins:
- the LOC124943782 gene encoding probable methyltransferase At1g29790: MGFLQIMLGGLVIVMSILSLINFYSVGFFLHKEDICQHFYGVKDSYDFHGSFDLSALSNRVQDVLDQLSSLQDKIESTLQNMEKKPNSDYKKFLEFEVMPPLYEAHIALRQIRLPNRTKDQVPLINSFVIEEIRKYITPKENRNGNFNIYGSDRVYNTIGHSCVVLKKELEEYMNYDVGSYCNDDWILAQKLMINGCDPLPRRRCLTRASKLYTKPYSINESLWRIPMGGNVRWAHYNCRNFECLTSKNSKRGFSKCTGCFEMEKEKVKWVVNGSNTKNPSDFLINDVLAIKPGEIRIGLDHGIGTGTFAARMREKNVTIVSTAINLGAPFNEIIALRGLIPLYVTLNQRLPFFDNTMDLIHTTGFMDGWIDLQLMDFVLFDWDRILRPGGLLWIDQFFCNRKDVDDYMYMFLQFRYKKHKWVVSPKSKDEVFLSALLEKPPRSL, translated from the coding sequence ATGGGTTTTCTTCAGATTATGTTGGGAGGACTTGTAATAGTTATGAGCATTTTAAGCTTGATAAATTTCTACTCTGTTGGTTTCTTCTTACATAAAGAAGACATTTGTCAACACTTTTATGGAGTTAAAGATTCATATGATTTTCATGGAAGCTTTGATTTATCAGCCTTATCAAACAGGGTTCAAGATGTTCTTGATCAATTATCATCTTTACAAGACAAGATTGAATCCACTTTACAAAACATGGAGAAGAAACCAAATTCGGATTACAAGAAGTTTCTTGAATTCGAAGTGATGCCTCCTCTATATGAAGCTCATATCGCCCTTCGACAGATTCGGCTTCCCAATCGAACCAAGGATCAAGTGCCTTTGATCAATTCATTCGTGATCGAGGAGATTCGTAAGTACATAACTCCTAAGGAGAATCGGAATggtaatttcaatatttatggGTCGGATCGTGTTTACAACACGATCGGACATTCTTGTGTTGTTTTGAAGAAGGAATTGGAAGAGTATATGAATTATGACGTGGGATCTTATTGTAATGATGATTGGATTCTCGCGCAAAAGCTCATGATCAACGGTTGTGATCCTTTACCTCGGAGGCGATGTCTCACGAGGGCGTCGAAGCTTTACACGAAACCTTATTCGATAAACGAGTCGTTATGGAGAATACCTATGGGTGGAAACGTGAGATGGGCTCATTACAATTGTAGAAATTTCGAGTGTCTCACGAGTAAGAATTCGAAACGAGGCTTTTCGAAGTGCACGGGTTGTTTCGAGATGGAGAAGGAAAAGGTTAAGTGGGTGGTTAATGGTTCGAATACGAAAAATCCATCGGATTTCTTGATAAATGATGTTTTAGCGATTAAACCGGGCGAAATAAGGATTGGGCTTGACCATGGAATTGGGACGGGGACTTTCGCGGCTAGGATGAGGGAAAAAAATGTGACAATAGTTTCAACCGCAATTAACCTTGGGGCGCCTTTTAATGAGATAATCGCGTTGAGGGGATTAATTCCTCTTTATGTGACATTGAATCAACGACTACCATTTTTCGATAACACGATGGATTTGATTCATACGACGGGGTTTATGGATGGTTGGATTGACTTGCAATTGATGGACTTTGTATTGTTCGATTGGGATCGGATATTGAGACCGGGGGGATTGTTGTGGATTGATCAATTTTTTTGTAACCGAAAAGATGTTGATGATTATATGTATATGTTTCTTCAATTTAGGTATAAGAAACATAAATGGGTTGTTTCTCCCAAGTCTAAAGATGAGGTTTTTTTATCTGCATTGTTGGAGAAACCTCCAAGATCATTGTGA